Proteins from a single region of Syntrophorhabdus sp.:
- the ilvB gene encoding biosynthetic-type acetolactate synthase large subunit: protein MKRTGAQIFVESLKAEGIDTIFCYPGGATLNITDALTDISQINQVVVRHEQAAVHAADGYARASGRVGVALVTSGPGATNTVTGIATACMDSIPLVVFSCQVNTMLIGNDAFQEADIVGITRPCTKHSYLVRDVKDLARIIKEAFHIAASGRPGPVLVDIPKDVSSAVGDFKYPEKAVIRSYQPTYVGHTGQIKKAMRLIMHSKRPVLYTGGGVILSNASQELTRFAEALSIPVTNTLMGLGGIPGNHPLFLGMLGMHGTYAANMAITESDLIIAMGARFDDRATGKTDEFAPHARIIHIDIDPTSISKNIKVDIPIVGDTRNVLTQMLKIVEEEKEVYRQYHRSIADWTDKIGKWKKDYPLTYQRNDTLKPQHVIERVFELTKGKAIITTEVGQNQMWTAQFFKFLKPRTCLTSGGLGTMGYGFPAAIGAQVAFPKSLVVDIAGDGSIQMNIQELATAVQYNLPVKVIILNNGFLGMVRQWQELFYEKRYTWTRLHSPDFVKVAEAYGAVGLRIEKEADVDRVLKQAFKNGRPTFIDVHVSPEECVYPMVPAGASLKEMLLV, encoded by the coding sequence TTGAAGAGAACGGGCGCACAGATCTTCGTCGAATCCCTGAAGGCGGAAGGGATCGACACGATATTCTGCTATCCGGGAGGGGCTACGCTCAACATCACGGATGCCCTGACAGACATAAGCCAGATCAATCAGGTCGTGGTCCGTCACGAGCAGGCGGCGGTCCATGCCGCTGACGGGTACGCGCGGGCGTCGGGCAGGGTGGGCGTCGCCCTCGTGACAAGCGGGCCCGGAGCGACGAACACGGTGACGGGCATAGCCACGGCTTGCATGGATTCCATACCCCTCGTCGTCTTCTCCTGTCAGGTCAACACGATGCTCATCGGCAACGACGCCTTCCAGGAAGCGGACATCGTGGGCATAACCCGGCCCTGCACGAAGCACAGCTACCTCGTCAGGGACGTGAAGGACCTTGCCCGCATCATCAAGGAGGCCTTTCACATCGCAGCATCGGGAAGACCGGGCCCCGTCCTCGTCGATATCCCCAAGGACGTGTCCTCGGCGGTCGGCGATTTCAAGTATCCCGAGAAGGCGGTCATCCGCAGCTATCAGCCCACCTACGTGGGCCACACGGGACAGATAAAGAAGGCCATGCGCCTCATCATGCACTCGAAAAGACCCGTTCTCTATACCGGCGGAGGCGTCATTCTGTCCAATGCCTCGCAGGAATTGACACGGTTCGCCGAAGCGCTGTCCATACCGGTCACGAACACCCTTATGGGCCTCGGCGGCATCCCGGGGAACCACCCGCTCTTTCTCGGCATGCTCGGCATGCACGGGACGTATGCCGCGAACATGGCCATCACCGAATCGGACCTCATCATCGCCATGGGGGCACGCTTCGACGACAGGGCCACGGGCAAAACGGATGAATTCGCGCCACACGCCAGGATCATACACATCGATATCGATCCCACATCGATAAGCAAGAACATAAAGGTCGACATACCCATAGTGGGCGACACGCGCAATGTCCTCACGCAAATGCTGAAGATCGTCGAAGAGGAAAAGGAGGTCTACCGGCAGTACCACAGAAGCATCGCCGACTGGACGGACAAGATAGGAAAGTGGAAGAAGGACTACCCCCTCACCTATCAGAGAAACGACACGTTAAAGCCCCAGCACGTCATAGAAAGGGTCTTCGAACTGACGAAGGGCAAGGCCATCATCACCACCGAGGTGGGACAGAACCAGATGTGGACCGCCCAGTTCTTCAAGTTCCTCAAGCCCCGCACGTGTCTCACATCGGGCGGCCTCGGCACGATGGGCTACGGGTTCCCCGCAGCCATAGGCGCCCAGGTGGCGTTTCCGAAATCCCTTGTCGTGGACATCGCCGGAGACGGCAGCATCCAGATGAACATCCAGGAACTGGCGACGGCCGTGCAGTACAACCTGCCCGTCAAGGTCATCATCCTCAACAACGGCTTCCTCGGCATGGTCAGGCAGTGGCAGGAGCTCTTCTATGAGAAGCGATACACGTGGACGCGCCTTCATTCGCCGGATTTCGTCAAGGTTGCCGAGGCGTATGGCGCGGTGGGTCTCAGGATAGAGAAGGAGGCCGATGTCGACAGGGTCCTGAAGCAGGCCTTCAAGAACGGGCGGCCCACGTTCATCGATGTTCACGTGAGTCCCGAGGAATGCGTCTATCCCATGGTCCCCGCCGGCGCGTCCCTGAAAGAGATGCTTCTTGTTTAG
- the ilvN gene encoding acetolactate synthase small subunit has product MRHTISLLVENEFGVLSRIAGLFSGRGFNIESLCVAESLDPTVSTMTIVTTGNDAILEQILKQLNKLINVIKVVDFKEIDYVSREMVLVKVNAEEKTRPEILRMVEIFRGKIIDVSSRSYTIMITGDEDKLKAFISLIKPLGIKELVRTGPIAMARGERMMKIKEKTETKGGESNG; this is encoded by the coding sequence TTGAGACACACCATATCGCTTCTTGTCGAGAACGAGTTTGGGGTCCTGTCCAGGATCGCGGGTCTCTTCAGCGGCAGGGGCTTCAACATTGAAAGCCTCTGCGTGGCCGAGAGCCTCGACCCCACCGTGTCCACGATGACGATCGTGACAACGGGGAACGACGCCATCCTCGAACAGATCCTGAAACAGCTCAACAAGCTCATCAACGTCATCAAGGTCGTCGACTTCAAGGAGATCGACTATGTTTCGCGGGAGATGGTACTCGTAAAGGTCAACGCCGAGGAGAAGACACGCCCTGAGATCCTGAGGATGGTGGAGATATTCCGGGGTAAGATCATTGACGTGTCGTCCCGGTCATACACCATCATGATCACCGGCGACGAGGACAAGCTCAAGGCATTCATCAGTCTCATCAAGCCGCTGGGTATAAAAGAACTTGTACGGACCGGACCCATTGCCATGGCCCGGGGTGAACGAATGATGAAGATAAAGGAAAAAACAGAAACCAAAGGAGGAGAATCAAATGGCTAA
- a CDS encoding DUF465 domain-containing protein yields the protein MYRQYKGQHATIDRRIQMLLKKSYLTEAEEREMKVLKKKKLYYKDLMESLVNSFQRKEKH from the coding sequence ATGTACAGGCAGTATAAGGGGCAGCATGCAACCATAGACCGGCGCATCCAGATGCTCCTGAAGAAATCCTATCTCACCGAGGCGGAAGAGAGGGAGATGAAGGTTTTGAAAAAGAAGAAACTCTATTACAAGGACCTCATGGAGAGTCTCGTCAACTCGTTCCAGCGAAAGGAGAAACATTGA